The Flaviflexus equikiangi genome contains the following window.
GTTCGATCTCCCTCATCTGCTCCTCTCCCATCTCCGCCTCGCGCTCCTCGTACTGGGCGTGGATGTCGTCGTCGAACTCTTGACGCAGACGCTCCACCGTCAACCGGTTCTGGGCGCCCACGTCTTCCAGCAGCTCTTCGGGGGTGAAGGAGGGCCGGTACACGGACTTCATATCCGTCCACAGCTCGCCCAGGTTCCAGTCCGTCGGATCGCCCAACGTGTGTCCTGCGACGACGTCCGCAACGACCTGGCTCATGTAGGACTGGATCGAGTCGGCGAGATCTTCGCCCTCGAGGATCTCACGGCGCTCCTTGTACACGGCCGACCGCTGATCGGACATGACATCGTCGTACTTGAGGACGTTCTTCCGGATATCGGCGTTGCGGGCCTCGATCGCGGTCTGAGCGGACTCGATCGACTTCGCAAGAATCTTGAACTCGAGCGGCTCATCCGCCGGATATGACTCGGGGTTGAGCATGCGGGACGCCATGCCGGTCGAGAAGAGCCTCATGAGATCGTCTTCGAGCGACAGGTAGAAGCGAGACTCGCCGGGGTCACCCTGGCGGCCCGAACGGCCGCGCAGCTGGTTGTCGATGCGGCGAGACTCGTGGCGTTCGGATCCGAGGACGTACAGGCCGCCCAGCTCCTTCACCTCGTCGTGCTCGCGCGCGACAGCCTCCTTGGCCGCCTCGAGGACGCCCGGCCATGCCTCTTCGTAGCCCTCGGGATCCTCCGACGGGTCGAGGCCCCACGCCTGCATCTGCTCAACGGCGAGGAACTCTGCGTTGCCGCCGAGCATGATGTCCGTACCGCGGCCCGCCATGTTCGTCGCGACCGTCACGGCGCCCTTGCGGCCTGCCATCGCCACGACGGAGGCTTCGCGCTTATGGTGCTTGGCGTTGAGGACCTCATGCTTGATCTTGCGCTTCGTCAGCATCTTCGACAGCAGCTCGGACTTCTCGACCGAGGTGGTGCCCACGAGGACGGGCTGGCCGGTCTTGTGCCGTTCCGCGATGTCGTTGACGATCGCTTCGAACTTGGCCTTCTCCGTCGGGTACACGAGGTCGGTCTGGTCGATGCGGATCATCGGCTTGTTCGTCGGGATCGGAACGACACCGATGCTGTACGTCGACGCGAACTCCTCGGCCTCGGTCTCCGCCGTGCCTGTCATGCCCGAGATCTTGTCGTAGAGGCGGAAATAGTTCTGCAGGGTGATCGTGGCAAGAGTCTGATTCTCTGCCTTGATCTTCACCCCTTCCTTCGCCTCGATGGCCTGATGCATGCCCTCGTTGTAGCGGCGGCCGGGCAGCACTCGTCCCGTGTGCTCGTCGACGATGAGGACCTCGCCGTCAAGGACGATATAGTCCTTATCCTTCTTGAACAGCTCCTTCGCCTTGATCGCGTTGTTGATGTAGCCGATCAGAGGAGTGTTCGCGGACTCGTACAGGTTGTCGATGCCGAGCTGGTCCTCGATCTTGTCGATCCCGGGCTCGAGAATGCCGACGTTGCGCTTCTTCTCGTCGACTTCGTAATCGGTGTCCTTGCGGAGCGCGGAGACGATGCGGGCGAACTCCTGATACCACTTGTTCGCATCTCCCTCGGCGGGGCCGGAGATGATGAGAGGCGTCCTTGCCTCGTCGATGAGAATCGAGTCGACCTCATCGATGATCGTGAAGTAGTGCTCGCGCTGCACGAGCTCATCAACCTTCCACGCCATGTTGTCGCGCAGATAGTCGAAGCCGAACTCGTTGTTCGTGCCGTACGTGACGTCGGCGGCGTACTGCTCGCGGCGCTGGGCGGGTGTCATCCCGGACGTGATACATCCCGTTGACATGCCGAGGAAGCGGAACACTCGGCCCATGAGATCGGACTGGTAGGTCGCGAGATAGTCGTTGACGGTGATGACGTGGACGCCCTTGCCCGTCAAAGCATTGAGGTAGGCGGGGAGCGTCGCGACCAGTGTCTTGCCTTCACCCGTCTTCATCTCGGCAATGTTGCCCAGGTGCAGGGCCGCACCGCCCATGATCTGCACGGTGTAGTGGCGTTGGCCGAGCGTGCGGCTCGCAGCTTCCCGCACGACAGCGAAGGCTTCTGGAAGGATCTGGTCGAGCGTCTCGCCGTCCTCGAGCCGTTCCTTGAACTCGTCTGTCATCCCCCGCAGCTCATCATCCGAGAGGTCGAGGAACGACTCCTCGAGTGCGTCGACCTGCTTGGCGATGTTCTGCAGCTTCTTCACGATGCGGCCTTCGCCGGCACGAAGAATCTTGTTAAGAATCTTTGACACGAATCTACTCTCCTGGGAGTGGGACAACTGCGTTCTATTGTACGGCCTAAAAAGATATCCGCCCGAGCTCGGGAAGAACTCGGGCGGATATTCGCCGTTCAGCTGATGCGATCGACCATGAGTCGAGCAAAAGCGATCAGACCATTCTTGACTTCCCCATCCGGCAGCGGCTCGAGCGCGCCGATCGCGGAGTCGGACCATTCCTGGGCCAGTGCCCGCACGTCCTCCATGACACTGTGCCGACGCAGCAGGGCGACAGACTCCTTGACGGTGTCGTCACCGATCTCGCCCGCGAGCAGGTCGAGGATCTTCTGCCCATCCGCGTCGATCGTCCCCGCTTCCGCCCTCTCCTTGAGGAGCAGGATCGGCATCGTCTCGACTCCTTCGCGAAGGTCCGTGCCGGGAGTCTTGCCGGTCACATCACCATCGGACATGATGTCGATGACGTCGTCGGCGAGCTGGAAGGCGACGCCCACCTTCTCACCGAACTCGGCCACAGCATCAGCATGCTCGGGACGACCGTTCGAGGCCAGCACGCCGTAGCGTGCCGATGCCGCGATCAGCGACCCCGTCTTCTCTGCTAGGACATGGATGTAGTTGTCGCGAGCACTGACATTGTCCGGTGCGCCGAGAGTCTCGCGCAGCTGGCCGAAGCACAGACGCTCGAACGTGACCGCGTGGAGGCGGACAGCCTCCGGGCCGAGTTCGGCAATAAGGGTCGATGCTTTCGCGAACAGCACGTCCCCCGCGAGAATCGCAGCCGAGTTCCCGGCGAGCTGCTGGGCAGAGACAACACCGCGCCTCATGGGCGCCTCGTCCATGACATCGTCGTGGTAGAGGGTGGCCAGGTGCGTCAGCTCGACCACCGTTGCGGAGATCTCCGTCGCCTCATTGCCAGCATCCGGCCCGAGGAACGACGTGAGATTGCAGAGCGCGGGACGCAGCCGCTTGCCGCCCGCCGCCGCGAGGTGCTTCGTCAGAGCGTCAACATCGGGCTCGGGTGAGCGCACGGCCGCCTGGAGACGTGTTTCCACGTTCTCCATCAGTTCGGTCAGACGGTCGTTGAGTCCGCCCGTTGCGCTGACGAGTTCTTCGATCACGGGAGAAGCACCGCCGCCTCGGAGAGGAACTGGAGGACCGGGCCGGGCACGACGCCCAGCGCGATCGTTGCCACAGCGCAGAGGACGATCGCGACGAGGGACATGCCCTCGGACGCCACAACGGTCGTCCCCTCATCCGGCTCCGTGAAGAACATGAGGAGGATGAGGCGGAAGTAGAAGAACGCTGTCGCTGCCGATGCGATGACGGCGATGAGGACGAGAGGCCACGCACCACCGGCAATACCTGCGGCGAATGCCGTGAACTTTCCTTCGAAGCCGCCCGTCAGGGGGATACCTGCGAAGGACAGGAGGAAGATCAGCATGGCGACAGCGAGTATGGGCTTGCGCTTGGCGAGACCCGCCCACGAGCTCAATGACGTCGCCTCACCCGTGATGTTCCCGGCCGAGTCCTTCTCCCGGACGAGAGTGACGACGCCGAAGGCACCGACCGTCGCGACGGAGTAGGCGAGGAGGTAGAACAGGGTGGAGCTGATGCCGGTGGAGCCGTATGACGTGACGGCGATGAGGACGAAGCCCGCGTGTGCGACCGAGGAGTAGGCCAGCATGCGCTTGATATCGGTCTGGACGAGGCCGAGAACCGTACCGAGCAGCATGGTTGCGATGATGATGGCCCACAGCATGATCTGCAGGTCAGCCTTCATGCCGCCGCCGATGATGTACAGGAACCTGATCATCGCGGCGAAAGCCGCGACCTTCGTACCCGCAGCCATGAAACCGGTGATCGGCGTCGGAGCGCCCTGGTAGACGTCAGGAGTCCACGAGTGGAACGGGACCGCACCAACCTTGAAGAGCAGGCCGATGAGGACGAGGACGATGCCGACGATCAGCATCCAATCCATGCCCACTGTCACCGATGTTGCGGAGGCCACCTCGGAGTAGCGGATAGAACCGGAGAAGCCGTACAGGAGTGCGATGCCCATGAGGAAGAACGCCGACGAGAACGCACCCAGAAGGAAGTACTTGAGAGCTGCTTCCTGGGAGATCAGACGACGGCGGCGGGACAGTCCCGACAGCACGTAGAGCGGCAGGGAGAGGACCTCGAGGGCGATGAAGAGCGTCAGCAGGTCGCCCGCTGCCGGGAACACCATCATGCCGGTCACTGCGAACAGGACCAGCGGGTAGACCTCGGTCTGCTCCACACCGGCTCGAGTCAGCTCGCGCTCTTCCGGGGAACCGGGACGCGCGGCTGCGGATGCTGCGAAGGCACCCTCTCGTGTCTGGGTACGGTCCGCGATGACGAACGCGGCAAGGATTGCGCTGATGAGGACGATGCCCTGCGCTGCGATCGTGAACGGATCCTCGATGAGCTGTCCGCCGACGATCGTCTGCGCACCGTTTGCTTCGACCTCAGTCCACCGCCACACGACGGCGACCAGAGCACCCGCCAGCGCGAGGAGAGTCAACGTCACCTGGATGCCGCGGCGGGCGGTGCGAGGCGCGAACGCCTCGATGAGGACGCCGAGGACCGCTGCGCCCATGACGATAAGGGTCGGGGCGAGCGCGGCCCAATCGACCACGGGGGTCACAAAGTTAGTCACTTGAGGTTCCCTTCAGTGAGCGCGGATGTGGTCGACGAGTCGAGGAAGACGACTGCCTGCTCGGCTACCGGCTGGACGAGGTCGATGACAGGCCCCGGCAGGAAGCCCAGGGCTAGCATGGCGGCCGTAAGAACGCCGACGACTGTCTTCTCCGCGCCGCTCAGATCCGGAACGGTGATATCCGGGCGCGGGCCAGTGAAGACACGCTGGTAGGGCAGGAGAATGTAGAGCGCCGCGAGGATGACGCCGATGACGGCGATGCCGCCGATGACCTTCGAGACGCTGAACGTTCCGACGAGGACCATGAACTCCGGGACGAAGCCCGACAGTCCCGGCAGGGACAGTGTCGCGAGGCCTGCGATGAGGAAGGCACCCGCGAGGACGGGCGTCACCCGCTGCCAGCCGCCGTAGTCGGTCACGTTCTGGGAGCCGCCCCGCTTCGCCATGTACCCGACGATGAGGAAGAGCGCCGCGGTGCCGACACCGTGCGCCACCATGTAGAGGATGGCGCCCGTCATGGCGACCTCGGAGCCGGAGAAGATGCCCATGACCATGAAGCCGAAGTGCGACACGGAGGTGAACGCGATCAGGCGCATGAGATCGCGGGAGTAGATGGCGACGAAACCGCCCCAGAGGATGGAGATGACAGCAAAGATCATGATGATCAGCGCAGCATCCGATGCTGCTCCGGGGAAGAGCGGCAGGCAGATCGCGATCATGCCATAGGTGCCGACCTTGTCGAGTACGCCGACAAGGAGAGCGGATGTGCCGGATGGTGCCTGCTCTGTCGCGTCCGCCAGCCACGTGTGCACGGGGAACATCGGTGCCTTCACCGCGAACGCGATGAAGAACGACAGGAACATGAGCATCTGTGCCGTCTGCGATCCAGACACCGAATCTGTCAGGTTGGCGATGAGGAAGCCCTGGGGGCCGCCGGGGCCGAAGACGAAGACTGCGACGATGCCGACGAGCATGATGAGCCCGCCCGCGAGGGAGTACAGGAGGAACTTGATCGCTGCCGCGCTGCTCTTCGGTCCACCATACGAGCCGATGAGGAAGTAGACGGGGATCAGCATCGCCTCGAAGACCACGTAGAACAGGAACACGTCCTGGGCCGCGAAGATCGCGATCATGACGGATTCGAGGACGAGGACCCAGCCGATGTAGCCGGCCTTGCGGCTACCCGCGGCCTCTTCCTCTGCTGAGAGGAAGCGATCGGAGTCCGCCGTGAGGATGACGAGGGGGACGAGCAGGACAGCGAGGCCGATCATGACCGCGCTCATCCCGTTGACGCCCCACGCGATCGACACACCGAGTGTCGGCATCCACGAATACGTCTCTGCCAGTTGGACGGTGCCGGCCTGGCCAGCATCGAACCCGGCAAGGAACGCAACGATGGCGCCGATGAGGACGAGGACTGACACCGCAAGGCCATAGGCCTTCGCGTGCCGATGGAGCGACTTGGCGAACGCCAGCACGATGGCTGCGACCAAGGGCACCAGGATTAGGACAGTCAGCCACGGGAAGGCTGCCGCTTGTGAGGTATTCATTTACTCTCTATTCCTCCAGTCCCGGTCAGATCCGCGCCAGGAGCGCTAGGGCGATGACGACGACCACACCGAGGGACATGAGTCCCGCGTACGATCGCGCATAACCGTTCTGAATCTTTCCGACGCCGCGGCCCACGGTGCTGAAGCTCCGTGCTACCGCCATGACCAGGCCGTCGATGACAGACTGATCGCTGATACCGACTCCGCGCGTCAGCCACTGGCCGGGACGCATGAAGAGGCTCTCGTTGATGGTGTCCTGGTGCAGGTCGTTGCGAGCTGCAGTGACCAGGGAGTTCGCTGCGGGTGCCGTGACCGGCACCTCGCTGCGGACGTACATGACATAGGCGAGCGCGACGCCGACGGCGACGAGACCCAGTGTCAGCGCAATGATGACCGGGATCGGGATCACCGGATCGTGATGCTCGATCGCACCGGTGACGGGCTCGAGGAACCTCACGAAACGGTCGCCCGAGTCGAGGACGAATCCGAGTCCGACCGAGCCGATCGCGAGGACGATCATCGGGATGGTCATGAGGAGCGGGGACTCGTGCGGATGCTTCGCATTCGGACCAGACTGCTCCCAGCGGGGCGTGCCGTGGAAGATCATGAAGAACATGCGCGACATGTAGAACGCGGTCAGACCCGCGACGAGGAGTGTCGCAGTTCCGAACACCCACGGCTGCCAGCCCTCTCCCACGAAGGCCGCCTCGATGATGTAATCCTTCGAGAAGAACCCGGACAGGAAGGGGAAACCGATGATGGCGAGGTAGCCGAGACCGAACGTCGCCCACGTAATCCGCATGTGCTTCCACAGTCCGCCGAACTTGCGCATGTCGACCTCGTCGTCCATGGCGTGCATGACGGAGCCGGCACCGAGGAACATGCCGGCCTTGAAGAAGCCGTGCGTGACCAGGTGGAAGATGGCGAACGCTGCACCGATGGGGCCGAGGCCCGCGGCGAGCATCATGTAACCGATCTGGGACATGGTGGAGGCCGCGAGGACCTTCTTCATGTCGTCCTTCGCGGCACCGACGATCGCACCGAAGATCAGGGTGATGGTACCGATGATCGCGACGAGCAGCTGAGCGGTTTCTGCACCTGCATAGATGAAGCCGGAGCGGACCATGAGGTAGACGCCGGCGGTCACCATTGTTGCGGCATGGATGAGTGCGGAGACCGGGGTCGGCCCCGCCATCGCGTCACCCAGCCACGCCTGGAGCGGGAACTGGGCAGACTTGCCGCAGGCCGCGACGAGGAGGAAGATGCCGATGGCGAGGAGGGTGCCCTCCCCTGCCGCGGACGCCTCGGCCGAAACACCGTCGAACGTGACAGTGCCGAACGCGGCGAACATCGTCATCATCGCGAGGAGCATGCCGAGGTCGCCCACGCGGTTCATGACGAAGGCCTTCTTGCCTGCCGTCGCGTACTCGGGAACCTGGTTCCAGAATCCGATGAGCAGGTAGGAGGCGAGACCCACGCCTTCCCATCCCACGAAGAGGACCAGGTAGGAGTTGCCGAGCACGAGCAGGAGCATGGCGGCGACGAACAGGTTGAGGTACGCGAAGAATCTCGTCCGATCCTTGTCGTGCGACATGTAGGCCACCGAGTAGAGGTGGATGAGGGTGCCGACGAATGTGACGAGCAGGACGAAGGTGATCGACAGCGGGTCGACCCTCATGCCCAACTCGACATTCAGCTCCCCGCCGGGGATCCAGTCGTAGAGCGTGACGTTCTGGATACGATCCGCGGCGTCCTTGCTCAGGAGATCAAGGGCGACGGTGAGGCCCACGAGGAGTGCGCCCGCGGAGGCCGCGACGCCGAGCCAGTGGCCCCACGCCTTGGCGGTCTTGCCGAGCACGAGCAGGAGCCCTGCTGACAGGAGCGGGATCGCAACCGCGAGCCAGATCAGCGACACGTTGCCGGTCGCTTCGATAGCGGTGATATTCACTGCCTACCCCCGTCAGTTCTTCAGCAGGTTCGGCGCGTCAACAGACGCCGACCTGCGGGTTCGGAAAATGGACACGATGATTGCCAGGCCGATGACGACCTCGGCCGCTGCCACGACCATGACAAAGAACGCGACCGTCTGGCCCGTGATGTTCCCGTGCATGCGGGCAAAGGTCACGAGCGCGAGGTTGCACGAGTTGAGCATGAGCTCGACACCCATGAGGGCGATGATCGAGTTGCGCCGAGTGAGGACGGCGGCCGCGCCAATGGCAAACAGGATGAATGCCAAGATGACGTAGTTCATGAGGCTCACTTGTTGTCCTCCTCTTTAGCGGAATCCGGCTTGATCTCTTCGGCTTCCTGATGTTCCCGGGCCGTCGGCACGTCGTCCGACTGCGCCTCGTCCTGGAATGCGGATTCTCCGACGGCGGCAACATCCGTGCTCTGTGTCGGAGCGGCGGGACGCGCCTCGCCCGGCATGCCGGGCAGGCCGACCTGGCCGATAGCACCGAACGTTGTGGGGCCGTCGATGGAGGGGCGCGTGTCCGATGCTCGAGCGATGCGCTCCACCGTTGCGGGCGAGATCTCGCCGACGGTGCGGGCCTGTCCGCGGATGCGGAGGATGCGGGAGACGGACTCTTCGACGGGCTTGCCGCCCACCGTGAGCGCAGGGTTCGTCGCCGAGTTCGATTCGGCGAAGACACCCGAGTTGGGCGACTGACCGGGGTGCACGCCATGCTCGGCGTACGCCATCATCTTCTCTTCCGCCACATCGAGCTGCGTCTTGCGCGGGGTGAGCCGCTCGCGATGCGTGAGAGTCATCGCACCGAGCGCTGCGGTGATGAGGAGCGCACCCGTCAGCTCCATCGTCAGAACGTGATTTCCGAAGATATCGGTTGCGACAGCAACGGGGTTGGATTCGGCGTTGACTTCGGCCAGGCCGACTGCGATGGGCTGTCCTGTCGCAGTGAGAACCGAACCGGACAGGACGAGGATGAGACCGATCGCGGCAAGACCGGCGATCCAGCGCTGCCCCTTGATCGACTCGACGATCGAGTCGGAGGAGTCGACGCCGATCAGCATGAGCACGAACAGGAAGAGCATCATGATCGCGCCCGTGTACACGATGACCTGGACGACGCCCAGGAAGGGCGCCTCGAGTGCGGTGTAGAGGAAGGCGAGGAAGACCATGACGGCGATGACCGACACGGTCGCATACACAGCCTTCTTCGCGAACAGCAGGCCCAGGGCGAGGGCGACCATGATCGGGGCGAGAACCCAGAACAGGATCGTTTCACCGGTCGTCACGGTCCCGGTGGCCGGGTCGATCGCGGTGGCGAGGTACGGATTCACTTCGCTGCCTCCTTGACGGGACGCGCAGCCTCGAGGGTGGGATCGTTGGGGCGGCGTTCTGCCACCCAATCGATCTGGTCCTGGGTCGGGCCCGTCACTTCATTGCGGTAGTAGTCATCGTCGTCGGTGCCCTCCACCATCGGGTGGGGCGCCGCGAGCATGCCGTCAAGCATGGGTGCGAGCAGGTCCTGCTTCTCGAAGATGAGCGATTCACGAGTGGGACCGACAAGGTCGTCGAAGTCGTTCGTCATGGTCAGTGCCCTCGTCGGGCAGGCCTGGATGCAGAGCCCGCAGAGGATACAGCGCAGGTAGTTGATCTGGTAGACCTTGCCGTAGCGTTCGCCGGGCGAGTACTGCTCATCGGGAGTGTTGTTGCCGGCCTCGACATAGATCGCGTCAGCCGGGCACGCCCATGCACACATTTCGCAGCCGATGCAGCGCTCCAAGCCGTCCGCGTACCGGTTCAGCTGGTGGCGGCCGTGGAAACGAGGCTGGGTCGGTGTCCTCTTGAACGGGTACTCTTCCGTGACGACTGGGCGGAACATCGATGAGATGGTCACGCCGAAGCCGGCGACAGGCGCGAAGAACTTCCCGATCGGGCCCTTCTTCGACGGGCTGTACAGGGCCGGGTCGATCGGGCGGCGTTCCGGTGTCTGGTTGTCACTCATCGGAACCTGCCTCCTTTGCGGTAGATGAATAGGCGGGTGCGCGCTTGGCTCGGGGGGATGGCGGGAGCGCCTGGCCCGGCAGCGGCGGTACCGGGAATCCTCCGGCGAAGGCATCGAAGTCGTCCTTCTCGACGACGCCGTCTGCGGGGCTCTCCGTGTCAGCCTTCTTGTCGTCCACGAACCAGAGGACGGCGAAGATCACGAAGAACACGGCCGCGAGGACGAACAGGATCGTCTGCGTATCGATGTCGGTGAAGGAGCCGAGCCCCTGGATAACGGCGACGGAGACGAGCCAGCCCAGGGCGACCGGGATGAGAACCTTCCATCCGAGCTTCATGAAGTGGTCGTAGCGCATGCGCAGGAGGGTTCCGCGGATCCAGATCATGGCGAACATGAACATCCAGGTCTTGAGGAAGAACCAGAGCATGGGCCACCAGCCCTCGTTGAACATGCCCCCGCCGATTGTCGAGATCGGGAACGGTGCACGCCAGCCGCCGAAGAAGACGACAACGGCGACGGCCGACACGTTGAGCATGTTGATGTATTCGGAAAGGTAGAACCAGCCGAACTTCATCGCCGAGTATTCGGTCGTGTGCCCGGCCACGAGCTCGCCCTCGGCCTCGGGGAGGTCGAAGGGGAGACGGTTGACTTCGCCGACCATGCAGATGAAGTAGGTGACGAAGGCGGGCAGGCAGATGAAGACGTGCCACAGGCTCGTCTGGTTCTCGACGAGCGAGGACGTCGACATCGTTCCCGCAACGAGGAAGACGGAGGCGAGGGACAGTCCCATGCCGAGCTCGTAGCTGATGACCTGGGCTGCGCTTCGAACAGCTCCGAGGAGCGGGTAGGTCGAGTTTGCCGACCAGCCGCCGAGAACGAGACCGTACACGCCGAGAGCCGCGACAGCGAGGATGTAGAGCATCGCCACGGACGAGTCCGCGAGCTGGAGCGGCGTCTCGATCCCGAAGAGGGAGACCTGCGGGCCGAAGGGCATGACGGCGAAGATGGAGAATGCGCACAGGGCGGAGATCGCCGGTGCGAGGAAGTAGAGGACCTTGTCTGCTCCCTTGAGCCAGAAATCCTCTTTGGCCATGAGCTTGATGGCGTCAGCGAACGCCTGGCCCAAGCCCATGAAGCCGGTGACGTTCGGGCCCAGACGGGTCTGCATACGGCCCAGGCCGCGGCGTTCCACCCACAGGGCGAGAATGACGGACAGGATCAGGTACAGCACGATGAAGACGGCTTTGATCAGCCAGATCCACCACGTGTCCTGGGAGAAGTCCGCGACCGGCT
Protein-coding sequences here:
- the nuoI gene encoding NADH-quinone oxidoreductase subunit NuoI, giving the protein MSDNQTPERRPIDPALYSPSKKGPIGKFFAPVAGFGVTISSMFRPVVTEEYPFKRTPTQPRFHGRHQLNRYADGLERCIGCEMCAWACPADAIYVEAGNNTPDEQYSPGERYGKVYQINYLRCILCGLCIQACPTRALTMTNDFDDLVGPTRESLIFEKQDLLAPMLDGMLAAPHPMVEGTDDDDYYRNEVTGPTQDQIDWVAERRPNDPTLEAARPVKEAAK
- a CDS encoding NADH-quinone oxidoreductase subunit J; amino-acid sequence: MNPYLATAIDPATGTVTTGETILFWVLAPIMVALALGLLFAKKAVYATVSVIAVMVFLAFLYTALEAPFLGVVQVIVYTGAIMMLFLFVLMLIGVDSSDSIVESIKGQRWIAGLAAIGLILVLSGSVLTATGQPIAVGLAEVNAESNPVAVATDIFGNHVLTMELTGALLITAALGAMTLTHRERLTPRKTQLDVAEEKMMAYAEHGVHPGQSPNSGVFAESNSATNPALTVGGKPVEESVSRILRIRGQARTVGEISPATVERIARASDTRPSIDGPTTFGAIGQVGLPGMPGEARPAAPTQSTDVAAVGESAFQDEAQSDDVPTAREHQEAEEIKPDSAKEEDNK
- a CDS encoding complex I subunit 4 family protein; amino-acid sequence: MNTSQAAAFPWLTVLILVPLVAAIVLAFAKSLHRHAKAYGLAVSVLVLIGAIVAFLAGFDAGQAGTVQLAETYSWMPTLGVSIAWGVNGMSAVMIGLAVLLVPLVILTADSDRFLSAEEEAAGSRKAGYIGWVLVLESVMIAIFAAQDVFLFYVVFEAMLIPVYFLIGSYGGPKSSAAAIKFLLYSLAGGLIMLVGIVAVFVFGPGGPQGFLIANLTDSVSGSQTAQMLMFLSFFIAFAVKAPMFPVHTWLADATEQAPSGTSALLVGVLDKVGTYGMIAICLPLFPGAASDAALIIMIFAVISILWGGFVAIYSRDLMRLIAFTSVSHFGFMVMGIFSGSEVAMTGAILYMVAHGVGTAALFLIVGYMAKRGGSQNVTDYGGWQRVTPVLAGAFLIAGLATLSLPGLSGFVPEFMVLVGTFSVSKVIGGIAVIGVILAALYILLPYQRVFTGPRPDITVPDLSGAEKTVVGVLTAAMLALGFLPGPVIDLVQPVAEQAVVFLDSSTTSALTEGNLK
- a CDS encoding polyprenyl synthetase family protein; translated protein: MENVETRLQAAVRSPEPDVDALTKHLAAAGGKRLRPALCNLTSFLGPDAGNEATEISATVVELTHLATLYHDDVMDEAPMRRGVVSAQQLAGNSAAILAGDVLFAKASTLIAELGPEAVRLHAVTFERLCFGQLRETLGAPDNVSARDNYIHVLAEKTGSLIAASARYGVLASNGRPEHADAVAEFGEKVGVAFQLADDVIDIMSDGDVTGKTPGTDLREGVETMPILLLKERAEAGTIDADGQKILDLLAGEIGDDTVKESVALLRRHSVMEDVRALAQEWSDSAIGALEPLPDGEVKNGLIAFARLMVDRIS
- the nuoK gene encoding NADH-quinone oxidoreductase subunit NuoK, which translates into the protein MNYVILAFILFAIGAAAVLTRRNSIIALMGVELMLNSCNLALVTFARMHGNITGQTVAFFVMVVAAAEVVIGLAIIVSIFRTRRSASVDAPNLLKN
- the nuoN gene encoding NADH-quinone oxidoreductase subunit NuoN — translated: MTNFVTPVVDWAALAPTLIVMGAAVLGVLIEAFAPRTARRGIQVTLTLLALAGALVAVVWRWTEVEANGAQTIVGGQLIEDPFTIAAQGIVLISAILAAFVIADRTQTREGAFAASAAARPGSPEERELTRAGVEQTEVYPLVLFAVTGMMVFPAAGDLLTLFIALEVLSLPLYVLSGLSRRRRLISQEAALKYFLLGAFSSAFFLMGIALLYGFSGSIRYSEVASATSVTVGMDWMLIVGIVLVLIGLLFKVGAVPFHSWTPDVYQGAPTPITGFMAAGTKVAAFAAMIRFLYIIGGGMKADLQIMLWAIIIATMLLGTVLGLVQTDIKRMLAYSSVAHAGFVLIAVTSYGSTGISSTLFYLLAYSVATVGAFGVVTLVREKDSAGNITGEATSLSSWAGLAKRKPILAVAMLIFLLSFAGIPLTGGFEGKFTAFAAGIAGGAWPLVLIAVIASAATAFFYFRLILLMFFTEPDEGTTVVASEGMSLVAIVLCAVATIALGVVPGPVLQFLSEAAVLLP
- the nuoL gene encoding NADH-quinone oxidoreductase subunit L; its protein translation is MNITAIEATGNVSLIWLAVAIPLLSAGLLLVLGKTAKAWGHWLGVAASAGALLVGLTVALDLLSKDAADRIQNVTLYDWIPGGELNVELGMRVDPLSITFVLLVTFVGTLIHLYSVAYMSHDKDRTRFFAYLNLFVAAMLLLVLGNSYLVLFVGWEGVGLASYLLIGFWNQVPEYATAGKKAFVMNRVGDLGMLLAMMTMFAAFGTVTFDGVSAEASAAGEGTLLAIGIFLLVAACGKSAQFPLQAWLGDAMAGPTPVSALIHAATMVTAGVYLMVRSGFIYAGAETAQLLVAIIGTITLIFGAIVGAAKDDMKKVLAASTMSQIGYMMLAAGLGPIGAAFAIFHLVTHGFFKAGMFLGAGSVMHAMDDEVDMRKFGGLWKHMRITWATFGLGYLAIIGFPFLSGFFSKDYIIEAAFVGEGWQPWVFGTATLLVAGLTAFYMSRMFFMIFHGTPRWEQSGPNAKHPHESPLLMTIPMIVLAIGSVGLGFVLDSGDRFVRFLEPVTGAIEHHDPVIPIPVIIALTLGLVAVGVALAYVMYVRSEVPVTAPAANSLVTAARNDLHQDTINESLFMRPGQWLTRGVGISDQSVIDGLVMAVARSFSTVGRGVGKIQNGYARSYAGLMSLGVVVVIALALLARI
- the secA gene encoding preprotein translocase subunit SecA, translating into MSKILNKILRAGEGRIVKKLQNIAKQVDALEESFLDLSDDELRGMTDEFKERLEDGETLDQILPEAFAVVREAASRTLGQRHYTVQIMGGAALHLGNIAEMKTGEGKTLVATLPAYLNALTGKGVHVITVNDYLATYQSDLMGRVFRFLGMSTGCITSGMTPAQRREQYAADVTYGTNNEFGFDYLRDNMAWKVDELVQREHYFTIIDEVDSILIDEARTPLIISGPAEGDANKWYQEFARIVSALRKDTDYEVDEKKRNVGILEPGIDKIEDQLGIDNLYESANTPLIGYINNAIKAKELFKKDKDYIVLDGEVLIVDEHTGRVLPGRRYNEGMHQAIEAKEGVKIKAENQTLATITLQNYFRLYDKISGMTGTAETEAEEFASTYSIGVVPIPTNKPMIRIDQTDLVYPTEKAKFEAIVNDIAERHKTGQPVLVGTTSVEKSELLSKMLTKRKIKHEVLNAKHHKREASVVAMAGRKGAVTVATNMAGRGTDIMLGGNAEFLAVEQMQAWGLDPSEDPEGYEEAWPGVLEAAKEAVAREHDEVKELGGLYVLGSERHESRRIDNQLRGRSGRQGDPGESRFYLSLEDDLMRLFSTGMASRMLNPESYPADEPLEFKILAKSIESAQTAIEARNADIRKNVLKYDDVMSDQRSAVYKERREILEGEDLADSIQSYMSQVVADVVAGHTLGDPTDWNLGELWTDMKSVYRPSFTPEELLEDVGAQNRLTVERLRQEFDDDIHAQYEEREAEMGEEQMREIERRVLLTVLDRKWREHLYEMDYLKEGIGLRAMAQRNPLVEYKREGYDMFQAMSVAIKEETIRYLFGIKMPSEEAKEAQEEIAAVEADADDTVAMARRQEATDKVLSIQRPPSRMKTNKESDGQPTASALDSGQNRAQRRAAKKRNR